One Azospirillum sp. B510 genomic window carries:
- a CDS encoding substrate-binding periplasmic protein → MLEGLDAELAQAFADDLGVRLQLVESSFPRFIDDLLGDRCDIGMFAIGATPARAQHIAFSQPYLRSGIYAVTTQTNEGIRKWEDLDRAGNVIAVQKDTYMDGYARSAMKTARIVAVTRPQEREEEVQSGRADAFLTDYPYGQRMLAFHPWARLIVPDSPVQPTPYAYAVAPGDAAWLERVNAFVAAIKADGRLESIAARYNLTPIVARD, encoded by the coding sequence ATGCTTGAGGGGCTGGACGCGGAACTGGCGCAGGCCTTCGCCGATGATCTCGGCGTCCGGTTGCAGCTGGTGGAGAGCAGCTTCCCCCGCTTCATCGACGATCTGCTGGGCGACCGCTGCGACATCGGCATGTTCGCCATCGGAGCCACCCCGGCGCGGGCGCAGCATATCGCCTTCAGCCAGCCCTATCTGCGCAGCGGGATCTATGCGGTGACGACCCAGACCAACGAGGGGATCCGGAAGTGGGAGGATCTTGACCGCGCCGGCAACGTCATCGCGGTGCAGAAGGACACCTACATGGACGGCTACGCCCGCTCCGCCATGAAGACCGCCCGCATCGTCGCCGTCACCCGTCCCCAGGAGCGCGAAGAGGAGGTGCAGTCCGGCCGAGCCGATGCCTTCCTCACCGACTATCCTTACGGACAGCGCATGCTGGCCTTCCATCCCTGGGCCCGCCTGATCGTGCCCGACAGCCCGGTGCAGCCGACACCCTACGCCTATGCGGTCGCGCCCGGCGATGCGGCATGGCTGGAACGGGTGAACGCCTTCGTCGCGGCGATCAAGGCCGATGGACGGCTGGAGAGCATCGCCGCCCGCTACAACTTGACCCCCATCGTCGCGCGGGACTGA
- a CDS encoding sulfurtransferase TusA family protein: MPARELDVKGLHCPLPILRTRALLNGMESGEELVVHATDPASVIDFKHFCNTTDNALLSHETRPDEVHHTVFVYRIRRGG, encoded by the coding sequence GTGCCGGCGAGAGAGCTTGACGTGAAGGGGCTGCATTGCCCGTTGCCCATCCTGCGCACCCGTGCCCTGCTGAACGGGATGGAATCCGGGGAGGAACTGGTGGTCCATGCGACCGATCCCGCCTCCGTCATCGACTTCAAGCATTTCTGCAACACGACCGACAACGCGCTGCTGTCGCACGAGACGCGGCCGGACGAGGTCCACCACACGGTTTTCGTCTACCGCATCCGCCGCGGCGGTTGA
- the hflC gene encoding protease modulator HflC, whose translation MNRTLAIAGIAIVALGVVASSALFTVNEAQQALVLQFGEPRRVIQEPGLKVKIPFIQEVRLLDRRVLDLDPPVEQVILADQKRLDVDAFARYRIHDPLRFYQTAGTEAVAETRLNSIVNSSLRRVLGNVTVLAVLSDERARIMTDIKGQVNDEAKRFGIEIVDVRIRRADLPEETSQSIFARMRSEREREAAEARAQGQEQSQQIKSRAERERTVIIAEAQRDAQILRGEGDNSALKLIAEATSQDPAFYGFYRSLEAYRKSLNGNDTTMVLSPTGEFFRYFNGTGTQPAAAPAAPAAQAPAQ comes from the coding sequence ATGAACCGCACCCTCGCCATCGCCGGTATCGCCATCGTGGCGCTCGGCGTCGTCGCGTCGTCCGCCCTCTTCACCGTCAACGAGGCCCAGCAGGCGCTGGTTCTCCAGTTCGGCGAGCCGCGCCGGGTGATCCAGGAGCCGGGCCTGAAGGTGAAGATCCCCTTCATCCAGGAGGTCCGGCTGCTCGACCGCCGCGTGCTCGACCTCGATCCGCCGGTCGAACAGGTCATCCTGGCCGACCAGAAGCGCCTGGACGTAGACGCCTTCGCCCGCTACCGCATCCATGACCCGCTGCGCTTCTACCAGACCGCCGGGACCGAGGCGGTGGCCGAAACCCGCCTGAACTCGATCGTCAACTCGTCGCTGCGCCGCGTGCTCGGCAACGTCACGGTGCTGGCCGTGCTGTCGGACGAGCGCGCCCGGATCATGACCGACATCAAGGGGCAGGTGAACGACGAGGCCAAGCGCTTCGGCATCGAGATCGTCGATGTGCGCATCCGCCGGGCCGACCTGCCGGAGGAGACCAGCCAGTCGATCTTCGCCCGCATGCGCTCCGAACGTGAACGCGAGGCGGCGGAGGCCCGCGCCCAGGGCCAGGAGCAGTCGCAGCAGATCAAATCGCGCGCCGAGCGCGAACGCACGGTGATCATCGCCGAGGCCCAGCGCGACGCCCAGATCCTGCGCGGCGAAGGCGACAATTCCGCATTGAAGCTGATCGCCGAGGCGACCTCGCAGGATCCCGCCTTCTACGGCTTCTACCGCTCGCTGGAGGCCTACCGGAAGTCGCTGAACGGCAACGACACCACCATGGTGCTGTCGCCGACCGGCGAATTCTTCCGCTACTTCAACGGCACCGGTACGCAGCCGGCGGCCGCCCCGGCCGCCCCCGCGGCTCAGGCGCCCGCGCAGTAA
- a CDS encoding DUF1244 domain-containing protein — MADLDHQTRIELEAAAFRGLVEHLRKRTDVQNIDLMNLAGFCRNCLSKWYAAAAKERGVPLTDEEARIAVYGMPYSDWKQKHQKEATPEQQKAFEDTKPLHAEISGHR; from the coding sequence ATGGCCGATCTGGACCACCAGACCCGCATCGAACTGGAAGCCGCCGCTTTCCGCGGACTGGTCGAGCATCTGCGCAAGCGCACCGACGTTCAGAACATCGACCTGATGAATCTTGCCGGCTTCTGCCGCAACTGCCTGTCGAAATGGTATGCCGCAGCCGCCAAGGAACGCGGCGTCCCGCTGACCGACGAGGAGGCCCGCATCGCCGTCTATGGCATGCCCTATTCCGATTGGAAGCAGAAGCACCAGAAGGAGGCCACCCCCGAACAACAGAAGGCGTTCGAGGATACCAAGCCACTGCATGCGGAGATCAGCGGCCATCGCTGA
- the apbC gene encoding iron-sulfur cluster carrier protein ApbC: protein MAQISEAQVMQALKTVIDPDRGGDIVSLGMLSGLVVRDGHVAFSIEVDPKRGAQAEPVRHAAEKAVDALPGVLSVTAVLTAHRAAAPQAAPQQGHSHGGPGHSHGHSHGHSQGAPQTDPQKPLVPGVKAIVAVASGKGGVGKSTTSANLALALAANGLKVGLLDADIYGPSMPRMMGIAGRPNSPDGKRLEPMENYGVKVMSMGFLVAEDTPMIWRGPMVMSALQQMLRDVNWGTLDVLVVDMPPGTGDAQLTMAQQVPLAGAVIVSTPQDIALLDARKGLNMFRRVDVPVLGIIENMSYFCCPNCGHRTDIFSHGGARKEADDLGMEFLGEIPLHLSIRETSDQGQPIVVSQPDSEHAQSYRRIATRLWEKIGGGGTGGRAAPRILVQ from the coding sequence ATGGCGCAGATCAGCGAAGCTCAAGTCATGCAGGCGCTGAAGACCGTCATCGACCCGGACCGGGGCGGCGACATCGTCAGTCTGGGCATGTTGTCGGGCCTCGTGGTGCGCGACGGGCATGTCGCCTTTTCCATCGAAGTCGACCCCAAGCGCGGCGCCCAGGCGGAACCGGTGCGCCACGCCGCCGAGAAGGCGGTGGACGCACTGCCCGGCGTGCTGTCGGTCACCGCGGTGCTGACCGCCCACCGCGCCGCCGCCCCCCAGGCCGCACCCCAGCAGGGCCATTCGCACGGCGGGCCCGGCCATTCGCACGGGCATTCCCATGGCCATTCCCAGGGCGCGCCCCAGACCGACCCGCAGAAGCCGCTGGTCCCCGGCGTGAAGGCCATCGTCGCGGTGGCGTCCGGCAAGGGCGGCGTCGGCAAGTCGACGACATCCGCCAATCTGGCGCTGGCGCTCGCCGCCAACGGGCTGAAGGTCGGGCTGCTCGACGCCGACATCTACGGCCCGTCGATGCCGCGCATGATGGGCATCGCCGGCCGCCCCAACAGCCCCGACGGCAAGCGCCTGGAGCCGATGGAGAATTACGGCGTCAAGGTGATGTCCATGGGCTTCCTGGTGGCCGAGGACACGCCGATGATCTGGCGCGGGCCGATGGTGATGAGCGCATTGCAGCAGATGCTGCGCGACGTGAACTGGGGCACCCTCGACGTGCTGGTGGTGGACATGCCGCCGGGCACCGGCGACGCCCAGCTGACCATGGCCCAGCAGGTGCCGCTGGCCGGTGCGGTGATCGTCTCCACCCCGCAGGACATCGCGTTGCTCGACGCCCGCAAGGGGCTGAACATGTTCCGCCGCGTCGATGTGCCTGTGTTGGGCATCATCGAGAACATGAGCTATTTCTGCTGCCCCAACTGCGGCCACCGCACCGACATCTTCAGCCATGGCGGCGCCCGCAAGGAGGCCGACGATCTGGGCATGGAGTTCCTGGGCGAGATTCCGCTGCACCTGTCGATCCGCGAGACCTCCGACCAGGGTCAGCCGATCGTGGTGTCGCAGCCGGACTCGGAACACGCCCAATCCTACCGCCGGATCGCCACCCGCCTGTGGGAGAAGATCGGCGGCGGCGGCACCGGCGGCCGCGCCGCGCCGCGCATCCTGGTGCAGTGA
- a CDS encoding DegQ family serine endoprotease: MAGGAVMGAFAVAPAQAQAAQAQAQAAAPRNAPGSFADLAEKLLPAVVNISTSQNAPPRPQGQRPEIPQFPPGSPFEDFFRDFFDRQQQDQPQRKATSLGSGFIIDAKNGYVVTNNHVVQDADEITVILQDDTNIKAELVGKDSKTDLALLKIKTSHPLVAVPFGDSDAMRVGDWVLAIGNPFGLGGSVTAGIISARQRNIDAGPYDDFLQTDASINRGNSGGPMFNLNGEVIGINTAIFSPSGGSVGIGFAIPSNLAKQVVAQLKDYGKTRRGWLGVRIQAVTPEIAESLGLPNHKGALVASVTPDGPAAKGGIQAGDVVTRFDGKEIDEMRRLPRVVAETGIDKAVPVEVWRKGKAQTVQVKVGELEAAEEQGLLAAGPDEKQQPKDKAPAQKPTESLGMKLTTITPDLRQQYEIKPEMKGVVITDVAGNSTAAEKGLRAGDVIIEVGQEEVRKPEDVTAKVQKAKEQSKKSVLLLVDRKGDLRFVAIPLS; this comes from the coding sequence ATGGCCGGCGGAGCGGTGATGGGCGCTTTCGCCGTCGCGCCAGCCCAGGCCCAGGCGGCCCAGGCTCAAGCCCAGGCGGCCGCGCCGCGCAATGCGCCCGGCAGCTTCGCCGATCTGGCGGAAAAGCTGCTGCCGGCGGTCGTCAACATCTCCACCAGCCAGAACGCGCCGCCGCGCCCGCAGGGCCAGCGTCCGGAGATCCCGCAATTCCCGCCGGGCTCGCCCTTCGAGGATTTCTTCCGGGACTTCTTCGACCGCCAGCAGCAGGACCAGCCGCAGCGCAAGGCGACCTCGCTTGGCTCCGGCTTCATCATCGACGCCAAGAACGGCTATGTGGTCACCAACAACCACGTCGTTCAGGACGCCGACGAGATCACCGTCATCCTGCAGGACGACACCAACATCAAGGCGGAACTGGTCGGCAAGGACAGCAAGACCGACCTCGCGCTGCTGAAGATCAAGACCAGCCATCCGCTGGTCGCCGTTCCCTTCGGCGACAGCGACGCCATGCGCGTCGGCGATTGGGTGCTGGCCATCGGCAACCCGTTCGGGCTGGGCGGCTCGGTCACCGCCGGCATCATCTCGGCGCGCCAGCGCAACATCGACGCCGGCCCCTATGACGATTTCCTCCAGACCGACGCCTCGATCAACCGCGGCAATTCCGGCGGCCCGATGTTCAACCTGAACGGCGAGGTCATCGGCATCAACACCGCCATCTTCTCGCCGTCCGGCGGATCGGTCGGCATCGGTTTCGCCATCCCTTCCAACCTCGCCAAGCAGGTGGTGGCGCAGCTCAAGGATTACGGCAAGACCCGCCGTGGTTGGCTGGGCGTGCGCATCCAGGCGGTGACGCCGGAAATCGCCGAGAGCCTGGGCCTGCCCAATCACAAGGGCGCGCTGGTCGCCTCCGTCACCCCGGACGGCCCGGCCGCCAAGGGCGGCATCCAGGCCGGCGACGTGGTGACGAGGTTCGATGGCAAGGAGATCGACGAGATGCGGCGCCTGCCGCGCGTCGTCGCCGAGACCGGCATCGACAAGGCCGTTCCGGTCGAGGTCTGGCGCAAGGGCAAGGCGCAGACCGTCCAGGTCAAGGTCGGCGAGCTGGAAGCGGCGGAGGAGCAAGGCCTGCTCGCCGCCGGTCCGGACGAGAAGCAGCAGCCGAAGGACAAGGCCCCGGCCCAGAAGCCGACCGAATCGCTCGGCATGAAGCTGACCACCATCACGCCGGACCTGCGCCAGCAGTATGAGATCAAGCCCGAGATGAAGGGGGTGGTCATCACCGACGTGGCCGGCAATTCGACCGCGGCGGAAAAGGGCCTGCGCGCTGGCGACGTCATCATCGAGGTCGGCCAGGAAGAGGTCCGCAAGCCCGAGGACGTGACCGCCAAGGTGCAGAAGGCCAAGGAGCAGAGCAAGAAGTCGGTTCTGTTGCTGGTCGACCGCAAGGGCGACCTGCGCTTTGTCGCGATCCCGCTGAGCTGA
- a CDS encoding DUF2478 domain-containing protein, producing MPLPPASPPPLRPGAVIHGPGSQGVDALLDGFAAELKRRGFRVGGLVQRNHGPGDDCAELMELVDVATGHAYDITQRLGRESHSCRVDPAGVAEASQAIRNAVASGVDLLVVNKFAGLESLGDGLSDEMLAAIAEGIPVLTSVGSRYLNEWQSATGGFCDLLSPVAEALWRWWGPQRMYQDLVQGVADAEVRRVVTGAKWVLVETGNGLGLAARQGPAAEDDPGLWTGRSLRDLAAMAAISWDPLEVSVGVAALNAHYNRPDVSGAGGNGLDLFCAVDGRVVVIGGFPQIAHRLPRAQVIDMNPREGEHPEAACDWLLPGAEAVAITASAFANRTLPRLLRVAGGATVAMIGPGTPLTPRLFDYGIQSLAGFVAIDREAVVRIVAGGGESRDFHPYGRMVTLHRPPQS from the coding sequence ATGCCGCTTCCTCCCGCCTCCCCGCCGCCCCTGCGTCCCGGTGCCGTGATCCATGGCCCCGGTTCCCAGGGCGTCGATGCCCTGCTGGACGGCTTCGCGGCGGAGTTGAAGCGGCGCGGCTTCCGCGTGGGCGGGCTGGTGCAGCGCAACCACGGGCCGGGGGATGACTGCGCCGAACTGATGGAGCTGGTCGATGTCGCGACCGGCCACGCCTATGACATCACGCAGCGGCTGGGGCGGGAATCGCACTCCTGCCGTGTCGATCCCGCCGGCGTGGCCGAGGCGAGCCAGGCGATCCGCAACGCCGTCGCCTCCGGGGTGGACCTGCTTGTGGTCAACAAGTTCGCCGGCCTGGAATCGCTGGGCGACGGGCTGTCGGACGAGATGCTGGCCGCCATCGCCGAGGGCATTCCGGTGCTGACCAGCGTCGGCAGCCGCTATCTGAACGAATGGCAGAGCGCGACCGGCGGCTTCTGCGACCTTCTGTCCCCGGTGGCCGAGGCGCTCTGGCGCTGGTGGGGGCCGCAGCGGATGTACCAGGATCTGGTTCAGGGCGTGGCCGATGCCGAAGTCCGCCGTGTCGTCACCGGCGCCAAATGGGTGCTGGTGGAGACGGGGAACGGCCTCGGCCTCGCCGCCCGGCAGGGTCCGGCGGCCGAGGACGATCCCGGACTCTGGACAGGACGGTCCTTGCGCGATCTGGCGGCGATGGCCGCGATCTCCTGGGATCCGCTTGAGGTTTCGGTCGGCGTCGCCGCGCTGAACGCGCATTACAACCGGCCGGACGTGAGCGGCGCCGGCGGCAACGGGCTGGATCTGTTCTGTGCTGTGGACGGGCGCGTGGTGGTGATCGGCGGCTTTCCCCAGATCGCCCACCGTCTGCCGCGCGCCCAGGTGATCGACATGAACCCGCGGGAGGGGGAGCATCCCGAGGCCGCTTGCGACTGGCTGCTGCCGGGGGCGGAGGCGGTCGCGATCACCGCGTCGGCCTTCGCCAACCGCACCCTTCCCCGCCTGCTGCGGGTGGCGGGCGGGGCGACGGTGGCGATGATCGGTCCCGGCACGCCCTTGACTCCCCGCCTGTTCGATTACGGCATCCAGTCGCTGGCCGGCTTCGTCGCCATCGACCGCGAGGCGGTGGTGCGCATTGTCGCCGGAGGTGGCGAATCCCGTGATTTTCATCCCTATGGCCGGATGGTCACGCTGCACCGGCCACCCCAATCTTAA
- a CDS encoding Hsp70 family protein, which produces MTACGLDFGTSNTTLGVREADGFRLLALDGTRTTLPTAVFFDFEHDRTTIGQAAIDGYVSGVEGRLMRSIKSMLGTELIDADTALRKGRISFRAVIGTFLDLVKTRAEEALGGELGDVVVGRPVHFVDGDPAGDAAAEETLGGIARAAGFRNVSFQFEPIAAALDYEQQVAGEELALIADIGGGTSDFSVVRIGPERRGKPDRAGDILANDGIRVGGTDFDRDLSLATAMPELGLGSAMKRAGLLAPKSIYFDLATWSKINFLYTSKAMAELERLQRDSAEPEKIERLIGVVEHRQGHALAMAVERSKIALSDHEATELALDWGDGKLALPVDRPALNRATGSLAARIGTRIRDCLTEAGVTADRIDAVFLTGGSTLLPQVRAAILAEAPGARVVEGNIFGSVGLGLTVEAQRRYG; this is translated from the coding sequence ATGACGGCGTGCGGGCTCGATTTCGGCACCTCGAACACGACGCTGGGCGTGCGGGAGGCCGATGGCTTCCGGTTGCTGGCGCTGGACGGCACCCGCACGACGCTGCCGACGGCGGTGTTCTTCGATTTCGAGCATGACCGGACGACCATCGGGCAGGCGGCCATCGACGGCTATGTCTCGGGGGTGGAGGGGCGGCTGATGCGCTCCATCAAGTCGATGCTCGGTACCGAGCTGATCGATGCCGACACCGCGCTGCGCAAGGGCCGCATCAGCTTCCGCGCGGTGATCGGCACCTTCCTCGATCTGGTGAAGACGCGGGCGGAGGAGGCGCTGGGCGGTGAGTTGGGCGACGTGGTGGTCGGCCGCCCGGTCCATTTCGTCGATGGCGATCCGGCCGGCGACGCGGCGGCGGAAGAAACGCTGGGCGGGATCGCGCGGGCCGCCGGATTCCGCAACGTCTCCTTCCAGTTCGAACCGATCGCCGCCGCCCTCGATTACGAGCAGCAGGTGGCGGGGGAGGAGTTGGCGCTGATCGCCGACATCGGCGGCGGCACGTCGGATTTCTCGGTCGTGCGCATCGGGCCGGAGCGGCGTGGCAAGCCGGACCGGGCCGGCGACATCCTGGCCAATGACGGCATCCGTGTCGGCGGCACCGATTTCGACCGCGATCTCAGCCTCGCCACCGCCATGCCGGAGCTGGGGCTGGGCAGCGCCATGAAGCGTGCCGGCCTGCTGGCGCCCAAGAGCATCTATTTCGATCTGGCCACCTGGTCGAAGATCAATTTCCTCTACACCAGCAAGGCGATGGCCGAGCTGGAGCGCCTCCAGCGCGATTCCGCCGAGCCGGAGAAGATCGAACGGCTGATCGGCGTGGTCGAGCATCGCCAGGGCCATGCCCTGGCGATGGCGGTGGAGCGCAGCAAGATCGCCCTGTCCGACCATGAGGCGACGGAACTGGCGCTGGATTGGGGGGATGGCAAGCTGGCCCTGCCGGTCGACCGCCCGGCGCTGAACCGCGCGACCGGCTCGCTGGCGGCGCGCATCGGCACGCGAATCCGCGATTGCCTGACGGAGGCGGGGGTGACAGCCGACCGCATCGACGCGGTGTTCCTGACCGGCGGTTCGACCCTGCTGCCCCAGGTCCGCGCCGCGATCCTGGCCGAGGCGCCGGGGGCGCGGGTGGTCGAGGGCAACATCTTCGGCTCCGTCGGCCTGGGGCTGACGGTTGAGGCGCAGCGGCGCTATGGGTGA
- a CDS encoding SDR family oxidoreductase: MAAMAKRLDDKVVVITGASSGIGRATALEFARQGAVVILAARRMAALHEVAEACIGAGGRAMVVPTDVTDQQAVRHLADRAIEAFGGIDIWVNNAGVIAFGRFEDIPDDVFEQVLRTDLLGTVHGCRAVLPHFLDRGEGIVINTASMVSNIGQRYATPYTAAKFAVRGFSESLRQELVDEPGIHVCMVMPASIDTPLWRHAANYTGRALKPLTPVHPPEEVADAILSLARHPRRERFVGTEARIAAMGNTMAPHLTERALARNIERDMFQNRSAPATSGGVMTAMPEYQGASGGWIEPGQASGREQARQRVFSWTNLSLFLLPLVLASRPLSGRRMRPVW, encoded by the coding sequence ATGGCGGCCATGGCCAAGCGGCTCGACGACAAGGTGGTTGTGATCACGGGGGCCTCCAGCGGCATCGGGCGGGCGACCGCGCTGGAGTTCGCCCGCCAGGGGGCGGTGGTGATCCTCGCCGCCCGGCGGATGGCCGCCCTTCACGAGGTTGCCGAGGCGTGCATCGGGGCCGGCGGCCGGGCCATGGTGGTGCCGACCGACGTCACCGATCAGCAGGCGGTGCGCCATCTGGCCGACCGTGCCATCGAGGCCTTCGGCGGCATCGACATCTGGGTGAACAATGCCGGCGTCATCGCCTTCGGCCGTTTCGAGGACATCCCTGACGACGTGTTCGAGCAGGTGCTGCGCACCGACCTCCTCGGCACCGTCCATGGCTGCCGGGCGGTGCTGCCGCATTTCCTCGACCGCGGGGAGGGGATCGTCATCAACACCGCCTCGATGGTGTCCAACATCGGCCAACGCTACGCCACCCCCTACACCGCGGCGAAATTCGCGGTGCGCGGCTTTTCCGAATCGCTGCGCCAGGAACTGGTGGACGAGCCCGGCATCCATGTCTGCATGGTCATGCCGGCCTCCATCGACACCCCGCTGTGGCGGCATGCCGCCAACTACACCGGCCGGGCGCTCAAGCCGCTGACCCCGGTCCACCCGCCTGAGGAGGTCGCCGACGCCATCCTGTCGCTTGCCCGCCATCCGCGGCGCGAGCGGTTCGTCGGCACCGAGGCCCGCATCGCCGCGATGGGCAACACCATGGCGCCCCATCTGACCGAGCGAGCGCTCGCTCGCAATATCGAGCGCGACATGTTCCAGAACCGCTCGGCTCCCGCCACGTCGGGCGGCGTGATGACCGCCATGCCGGAGTATCAGGGGGCCAGCGGCGGCTGGATCGAACCGGGGCAGGCGTCGGGGCGTGAGCAGGCGCGGCAGCGGGTCTTCTCCTGGACCAACCTGTCCCTGTTTTTGCTGCCGCTGGTGCTGGCGAGCCGTCCGCTGAGCGGCCGGCGGATGCGCCCCGTCTGGTGA
- a CDS encoding glutathione S-transferase family protein: MILIGQYDSPFVRRVAVALRLYRMAYEHRPWSVFSDAADVARFNPLKRVPTLVLPDGEVLIESGAILDHLDELAGPDRALIARQGQERRRALKLCALATGLADKAVSLVYERVLHKERSDLWVERCTGQIGAVLDVLEADRAAAAGPWWFGDRIGHADIAAGCALRFVGEAHPAVFDRSRWPALAAHSDACEAMAEFQAVVQPFSVSA, encoded by the coding sequence ATGATCCTGATCGGACAATATGATTCGCCCTTCGTGCGCCGCGTTGCCGTGGCCCTGCGCCTGTATCGCATGGCGTATGAGCACCGTCCCTGGTCGGTCTTTTCCGACGCCGCGGATGTCGCGCGCTTCAACCCGCTGAAACGGGTTCCGACCCTGGTGCTGCCGGACGGCGAGGTGCTGATCGAAAGCGGCGCCATCCTCGATCATCTGGACGAGCTGGCCGGGCCGGATCGCGCGCTGATCGCCCGCCAGGGGCAGGAGCGCCGGCGGGCGCTGAAGCTCTGCGCGCTGGCGACCGGGCTTGCCGACAAGGCGGTCAGCCTCGTCTATGAGCGGGTCCTGCACAAGGAGCGCTCGGACCTGTGGGTCGAACGCTGCACCGGCCAGATCGGCGCGGTTCTCGACGTCCTGGAGGCGGATCGTGCCGCGGCCGCCGGTCCCTGGTGGTTTGGCGACCGTATCGGTCATGCCGACATCGCCGCCGGCTGCGCCCTGCGCTTCGTCGGCGAAGCCCATCCGGCGGTCTTCGACCGCTCCCGCTGGCCGGCGCTCGCCGCGCATTCGGACGCCTGCGAGGCGATGGCGGAATTCCAGGCGGTGGTGCAGCCTTTTTCGGTGAGCGCCTGA
- the hflK gene encoding FtsH protease activity modulator HflK, with product MPWNNQGGGGGGGPWGPPPGNNGPGNPWGRPQGGGNGGGGGGPQPPDLEDLLRRSQDRLRRAMPGGFGSGRGVALVVGVLGLIWLASGIYRVEADEQGVVMRFGQWTRTEQPGLRYRLPSPIETVLLPKVTRVNRIEVGYRSSVGGGRNDRDVPDESLMLTGDENIIDIDFTVFWVIKDAGNFLFKIREPEVTVKKAAESAMREVIGRTDLQPALTEARQQIETSTRQLLQTMLDEYQAGIEITQVQLQKADPPQPVIDAFNDVQRARADRERARNEAEAYRNDIIPRARGEAERLVQEASAYREQVVSLAQGDADRFRKVYEAYALSKEVTAKRMYLETMEEILRGRNKIIVDGSAQNVVPYLPLNQLAPHLTPAPQPQQQAPRQPQPSQGGTQGGNQGGARTGTQTQPLSALPNSTSGQ from the coding sequence ATGCCGTGGAACAATCAAGGTGGGGGCGGTGGTGGTGGCCCCTGGGGTCCTCCGCCGGGCAACAACGGCCCGGGCAACCCGTGGGGGCGTCCCCAGGGCGGGGGAAATGGCGGCGGTGGTGGTGGCCCGCAGCCTCCCGACCTTGAGGATCTGCTGCGGCGCAGCCAGGACCGCCTGCGCCGCGCCATGCCCGGCGGCTTCGGCAGCGGCCGGGGGGTCGCGCTTGTCGTCGGCGTCCTCGGCCTGATCTGGCTGGCCAGCGGCATCTACCGCGTCGAGGCGGACGAGCAGGGCGTGGTCATGCGCTTCGGCCAATGGACCCGCACCGAACAGCCCGGCCTGCGCTATCGCCTGCCGTCGCCGATCGAGACGGTGCTGCTGCCCAAGGTGACGCGCGTCAACCGGATCGAGGTCGGTTACCGCTCCTCCGTCGGCGGCGGGCGCAACGACCGTGACGTGCCGGACGAGTCGCTGATGCTGACCGGCGACGAGAACATCATCGACATCGATTTCACGGTGTTCTGGGTCATCAAGGACGCCGGCAACTTCCTGTTCAAGATCCGCGAACCGGAAGTGACGGTGAAGAAGGCGGCCGAAAGCGCGATGCGCGAGGTGATCGGCCGCACCGACCTGCAACCGGCCCTGACCGAGGCCCGCCAGCAGATCGAAACCTCGACCCGCCAGCTCCTCCAGACCATGCTGGACGAGTATCAGGCCGGCATCGAGATCACCCAGGTCCAGTTGCAGAAGGCCGACCCGCCGCAGCCGGTCATCGACGCGTTCAACGACGTGCAGCGCGCCCGCGCCGACCGCGAGCGCGCCCGCAACGAGGCGGAAGCCTACCGCAACGACATCATTCCGCGCGCCCGCGGCGAGGCGGAGCGGCTGGTGCAGGAGGCCTCGGCCTACCGCGAGCAGGTCGTCAGCCTGGCCCAGGGCGACGCCGACCGCTTCCGCAAGGTCTATGAGGCCTATGCGCTGAGCAAGGAGGTCACCGCCAAGCGCATGTATCTGGAAACCATGGAGGAGATCCTCCGTGGCCGGAACAAGATCATCGTCGACGGTTCGGCGCAGAATGTCGTCCCGTATCTGCCGCTGAACCAGCTGGCTCCCCACCTCACGCCGGCCCCGCAGCCGCAGCAGCAGGCGCCGCGCCAGCCGCAGCCGAGCCAGGGCGGCACCCAGGGCGGCAATCAGGGGGGAGCGCGGACCGGAACGCAAACGCAGCCGCTGTCCGCGCTGCCCAATTCAACGTCCGGCCAGTGA